TGATCACTATGTGCGGGTAATTGGTTGACCCGGAAGACTTCTGGGTCATCTAACCATTGAAGATTAGCTTGCATGAGGAAGATCCTTTCAAAGTTACATAAATAAAAACGCTTACAATTATCATAAAACAAAATATTAAATTTGTATATGTCGTTTTAGTTAAATTTTAACTAAATGACAACAACTACTGACAACGACAACGGGCGATAAGAAGAATTTGAATCGATAACGTGATAAATTTGTAAAGCGTTACCAAATCTTGTTCTAAAGGTCTTATGGGGTGTTGACAACAATCAAAAAAAGCATTATAGTCAAACTAATAAAATTTTAGTAAAACTATTTACGGAGGGATTTTTCATGAATACTAGCGACTTAAAACAGGAGTTTACCGAAGCCTTTGATACCAAGCCAGAACGGGTCTTTTTCTCACCTGGTCGAATCAACTTGATCGGTGAACATACTGATTATAACGGGGGCCATGTTTTCCCATGTGCGATTACAATCGGGACATATGGTGTTTATGCACCCCGGACAGATACGACAGTGCGGATGTACTCAGCTAATATTCCAGATGCTGGGATCGTCACGTTTGATGTCAACGACCTTTCATATGACAAAGCCGCTGGTTGGACAAATTATCCTAAGGGAATGATGGACGAAATCGCGAAGACCGGCGTTAAATTCGATCATGGTTTTGATTTCTACGTCCATGGCAACATGCCTGATGGTGCTGGATTATCATCATCTGCGTCAATTGAGTTATTAACTGGAATCATGTTAAACACTGGTTTTAATCTCGGTATTAGCCAATTAGATCTTGTTAAGATTGGTCAAAAGTGCGAAAACAACTATGTTGGTGTTAACTCCGGGATCATGGATCAATTTGCTGTTGGAATGGGTAAAAAGGACCAAGCAATTTTACTTGATACCAACACCATGGACTATTCTTATGCACCCGTAAAGTTAGGCAACAACGTAATCGTTATCATGAATACGAACAAACGGCGCGAATTGGCGGATTCAAAATATAATGAACGCCGCTCCGAATGTGAAGAAGCATTACGCCGATTACAAACTAAGTTAGACATCAAATCACTTGGCGATTTAACTAACGACCAGTTTGACGAAGCGGCCTACTTAATCAATGATGAAACCTTAATCAAACGTGCCCGGCATGCCGTTTTCGAAAATCAACGGGCCATTCGCGCAACTAAGGCCTTGGCTGACGATGATTTAACGACCTTTGGCGAATTAGTGACGGCTTCCCACGTTTCACTACACTTTGACTATGAAGTGACTGGGAAAGAATTGGATACGTTGGCCGAAACAGCTTGGAAACAACCAGGCGTGCTTGGTGCGCGGATGACTGGTGCTGGCTTTGGTGGCTGTGGTATTGCCATCGTTGATAAGGACCAAGTCGATGCCTTTAAGGAAAACGTCGGTAAAGTTTATCGCGACACGATTGGTTACGACGCTGATTTCTACATTGCTGAAATCGCAGACGGCCCTAAGGAACTTTAATAAAAGAATTGATTTAAAATACAAATTAGCAGTAAGCATTGAGAAATATTGAGGAGGAATTAGAATGGCAGTTTTAGTTTTAGGTGGTGCCGGCTACATCGGTTCACACGCAGTTGATCGGTTGGTTGCAAAGGGGTATGACGTGGCGGTTGTTGATAACTTGGTCACGGGGCACCGGGCAGCAGTCAATGAACACGCGCGTTTTTATGAAGGTGATGTCCGGGATACGGTGTTCATGAATACCGTGTTTGACCAAGAAAACGTTGAAGGTGTCATTCATTTTGCAGCTTTCTCAGTTGTTCCTGAATCGATGAAGGATCCGCTCAAGTACTTTGATAACAACACGGCAGGGATGGTTAAGTTGCTCGAAGTGATGGCTAAGCACGATGTGAAGAAAATCGTCTTCTCATCGACCGCAGCAACTTATGGTGAACCTAAGCAGGTGCCAATCAAGGAATCGGACCCACAAGTGCCAACTAACCCATACGGCGAAAGTAAATTAGCGATGGAAAAGATCATGCACTGGTCAGATGTGGCTTACGGGATTAAGTTCGTGGCCTTACGTTACTTCAACGTGGCGGGGGCTAAGCCTGACGGCAGCATCGGCGAAGATCACGCACCAGAAACGCATCTCGTCCCAATTATTTTACAAGTAGCTGCTGGTGAACGGGATCAATTACAAATCTTCGGTGACGACTATCCCACTCCAGACGGGACCAATGTTCGGGACTATGTTCACGTTGTCGATTTAGCTGATGCACATATCTTAGCCTTGGAATACCTAAAGCAGGGGCACGATAGTGATGCGTTTAACTTGGGTTCTTCAACTGGCTTCTCCAACAAACAAATGTTGGACGCTGCTCGTGAAGTCACTGGTAAGCCAATTCCAGCAATCATGGCACCACGCCGCGCTGGTGATCCAAGCACATTGGTTGCAGCTAGCGACAAGGCACGTACTGTTTTAGGTTGGACACCTCAGTATGATGATGTGAAAGAAATTATCAAGACGGCTTGGACTTGGAAAGAAAGTCATCCGGCCGGCTATGATGATCGGGGAGGCCAAGCATAATGACGAGTTTGGATCAATTTGTCACGGCGGTGATCGCGTCGCCTTCGCAATATACTGAATTAGATCGAATCTATGTGCATAACCGGGTTCTTGGTTTGGTCGGCGAGGGTGATCCGATTGCGGCAAGCGATGACCAATTAACAAGTTTAACCGATGCCTTGGTTAAAACGGCGATTCAAAATGGCAAGATCGAAGCGACCCAATCGGATGAAGATATCTTAGCGGATCAATTGATGGATCTTGTGACCCCGTTACCATCCGTATTAAACCAACGTTTTTGGGATAAGTATCAGGTTAGTCCGCAAACGGCAACCGACTATTTCTTTAACTTAAGCAAAGCTAATGATTATATCAAGACGCGGGCCATTGCGAAAAACGTGGTCTTTCCAGCAAAAACGCCATTTGGTGACTTAGAGATTACCATCAACTTATCAAAGCCTGAAAAGGATCCTAAAGCGATTGCGGCAGCGCGTAACCAACCGCAAGATGGCTATCCACTTTGCCAACTATGTATGCAGAATGAAGGCTATCTAGGCCGGCTCGGTTACCCAGCACGGAGCAATCACCGAATTATTCGGTTAACACTTGGTGGCAATACTTGGGGTTTCCAATATTCTCCATATGCTTACTTTAATGAACACTCGATTTTCTTGGATCAAGAGCACCGGCCAATGGTCATTAACCGGCAAACTTTTACCAACTTACTTGAAATTGTTCAGCAATTTCCACATTACTTTGTGGGCAGTAATGCGGACTTGCCAATTGTTGGTGGTTCAATGCTGTCACACGAGCATTACCAAGGTGGTCGGCACGAATTTCCAATGATGAAAGCGCCAATTGCACGCACGATTGACTTAGGTATCGCGGGTGTTAAGGCTGGGATTGTTAAATGGCCAATGTCGACGATTCGGCTGACGAGTCAGGACTTGGTTGCATTAACGGATGCCGCTGTGAAGATTCATGAGACGTGGAAGAATTATTCGGACGAGAGTGTGGATGTTCGTGCTTATACGGATGGCACACGTCATCACACAACGACACCGATTGCACGCAAAGTTGGCGATGACTACGTATTAGATATCGTTTTGCGTGATAATCAGACGTCTGCTGAATTTCCAGATGGCATCTTCCATCCACATCAGGATGTTCAACATATCAAGAAGGAAAATATTGGTTTGATTGAAGTGATGGGCCGGGCCATTTTACCAGCCCGGTTGAAGACCGAATTAGCTGAAGTCGGCAAATACTTGTTGGATCAGCCTAATCAAATGGTCGCGATGCATCAAGCATGGGCTGATCAATTGAAGGCCACTAATACCATCACCGCTGACAATGTGACGACTGTCATTGATACGGCGGTCGGCAACGTCTTTGCCCGGGTTCTGGCCGATGCTGGGGTCTTTAAGTGGGATGACGCTGGTGAGGCAGCCTTTGATCGTTTTGTCGCAGCAATGCACGATTAAGTTGTTAATCAAATGAAGACGTGGGGCAACGGGGTGTTGCAGACGCGATTTACCGATGAGTCATGATTGGTGAATAGTGTCACGCCCAGTTGCCCCACGTTTGTTATTCAGTGCTAATTAATTAAGAGAAAAGAGGAATGACGATGGCCGTAACGTTAAAAGATATTGCGCAACGAGCAGATGTCTCATTGGCGACGGTATCGCGGGTCTTAAATTATGACAAGACACTATCAGTGAGCGAGCAGACACGCAAGCGCGTGTTTACGATTGCTGGCGAGCTGCGGTACAGTAAGCGTAAACGTCAGCATATAAAGGCGCTAATGCGGAAAAATATCGCTGTGATTCAGTGGTACTCTAAGATTCAAGAACATGATGACTTATATTATTTAGCGATTCGTAAAGGAATTGAGCATCAAGCTCAAGTGTGTGGTTTTACGACGACTAGTATCTTCCAGAATAATTTAGATCAGGTTGGCGATGATATTGATGCAATCGTGGCGGTGGGAAAATTTAGCCCTGTCCAAGTACAACAGTTGAGTCGTTTGTCAAGCCAGCTTGTTTTTGTTGATGACGATCACTTTGCTCAGGGATTCAGCAGTGTGGTGACTGATTTTACGTTTGCTACTAACCGCGTCGTTGATTATTTTTGGCGGCGTGGTATCCGAGATATCGGTATGATTTATGGCAAAGAGTGGTCCACTGATCAGCAGGTGGAGATTCCCAATCAACGTCAGCAAAGCTTTGAACAGGCGTTGCAGCGGCATCATGCCTATCATGCTGAGTATGTATTAGCTGGTGATTACACTAGTCAATCTGGTTATCTGATGATGAAACGGGCCATTGAAATGTTAGGTGACCGCTTACCACACGCTTTCTTTATCGCTAATGATCCGATGGCAGCCGGTGCGCTCAAAGCGTTACAGCAAGCTGATATTGCTGTGCCACAGCGGGTCAAGTTGTTTAGTTTCAATAACACGACGCTGGCCGAATATGTGTATCCAGAGATTAGCTCGGTCAATGTTGAGACTGAACTGATGGGAAAGACGGCCATCGATTTGTTGGTGAGCCGATTCCAAGATGATCGTCAAGCAGCCCAGCGCATTGAACTGGGAACGACGTTGGTAGAACGTGAAAGCACCAAATGAAATCATCGAGTGTTCGTGAAATTTGGCAGAAATATCGTAATTAATTAATGTGCCACCCGATTGTTAAAAAGTGGTGCATGACTTTGATGGGCACTGGTTGGTATTGAATAGCGCACGTGAATGGGTTGATTGGTCATGCTACTACTTTCTGATTAGTTGGTCTGTTTTGCTAAGGTGTGAGGCCATAATAACGACAATTGTACCCTTCAAGGGTATAATTGTGAGTGAGGTGATGAAAATGAAAACAACTGCCACAATCCTTAAGGAGATTCGGCAACATTACCAAATTAGTCAGGCAAAGCTGGCAAAGTTACTCAACACATCGGTTAGAACGGTACAGCACTGGGAACAAGCGGACTACCAACCAAGTGGCACCGCGGTACGTTTGATTCAGATTTTGGCTACGGACGATGCGGTGTATACCGCACTGACAAACCTCGAGGAGGAGAATACGATTATGTATTTAGAACACGATGATCAGAAGTTCACCATCATGGGTGTGCAGTTTCGGAATCAAGAGGAATACCGGGCGACCATGAATGCAATTATCAGCAATATGTATGAGGGTTTTGAGCCGACTAAGGAAGATGTTCAAGACGCTCGTCGTTTCTATGACGAAGGCCCGATTAGCGCACAAGAGATGCTAGCAAGAATACGTACTTCGACCAATCGTAAAGCCGAATGAGAAAGGTATGGGCGGACTACCTACAACCAAACGGTACTTTGAAAAATCGCTTAGGCATTACTGAAGCGGCTACTTTGCAGAAAAATGAGTACAAAGTGAGTACGCAACGGCAACAGCAATTATCCCGCAATCACTATCTTCTGCCAGACTCTCATCAATTGACAGGACGTCAAATTGGAGAGCTAAAATTGATCAATGGGTTTTTGCTCGGTGAAATTTACGACTGGGCCGGTCACTATCGCGAAGTTGATTTCAACAAGACCGCGAATGGCGTAGTGACGTTTTTTCACCCGGTGGCTTTATTTGGTAATGCTGAGATAGATATTCAACGCCAACTCGATAATTTTGCGCTGTTACCGGATGACCGGGAACAAGTTGCACAGGCGTTAGGGCAAGTTGTCACCGAAATCAACATGTTTCATCCGTTTCGGGAAGGTAATGGCCGCACGACGCGGCTGTTTACTGAGGTT
This Lactiplantibacillus plantarum DNA region includes the following protein-coding sequences:
- a CDS encoding galactokinase translates to MNTSDLKQEFTEAFDTKPERVFFSPGRINLIGEHTDYNGGHVFPCAITIGTYGVYAPRTDTTVRMYSANIPDAGIVTFDVNDLSYDKAAGWTNYPKGMMDEIAKTGVKFDHGFDFYVHGNMPDGAGLSSSASIELLTGIMLNTGFNLGISQLDLVKIGQKCENNYVGVNSGIMDQFAVGMGKKDQAILLDTNTMDYSYAPVKLGNNVIVIMNTNKRRELADSKYNERRSECEEALRRLQTKLDIKSLGDLTNDQFDEAAYLINDETLIKRARHAVFENQRAIRATKALADDDLTTFGELVTASHVSLHFDYEVTGKELDTLAETAWKQPGVLGARMTGAGFGGCGIAIVDKDQVDAFKENVGKVYRDTIGYDADFYIAEIADGPKEL
- the galE gene encoding UDP-glucose 4-epimerase GalE; translation: MAVLVLGGAGYIGSHAVDRLVAKGYDVAVVDNLVTGHRAAVNEHARFYEGDVRDTVFMNTVFDQENVEGVIHFAAFSVVPESMKDPLKYFDNNTAGMVKLLEVMAKHDVKKIVFSSTAATYGEPKQVPIKESDPQVPTNPYGESKLAMEKIMHWSDVAYGIKFVALRYFNVAGAKPDGSIGEDHAPETHLVPIILQVAAGERDQLQIFGDDYPTPDGTNVRDYVHVVDLADAHILALEYLKQGHDSDAFNLGSSTGFSNKQMLDAAREVTGKPIPAIMAPRRAGDPSTLVAASDKARTVLGWTPQYDDVKEIIKTAWTWKESHPAGYDDRGGQA
- a CDS encoding Fic/DOC family protein, producing MRKVWADYLQPNGTLKNRLGITEAATLQKNEYKVSTQRQQQLSRNHYLLPDSHQLTGRQIGELKLINGFLLGEIYDWAGHYREVDFNKTANGVVTFFHPVALFGNAEIDIQRQLDNFALLPDDREQVAQALGQVVTEINMFHPFREGNGRTTRLFTEVLAWQHGFDINYTQAQQDAYMQALIQDDGTGVPGSTNQIDQLLLVVILRMVLK
- a CDS encoding UDP-glucose--hexose-1-phosphate uridylyltransferase — protein: MTSLDQFVTAVIASPSQYTELDRIYVHNRVLGLVGEGDPIAASDDQLTSLTDALVKTAIQNGKIEATQSDEDILADQLMDLVTPLPSVLNQRFWDKYQVSPQTATDYFFNLSKANDYIKTRAIAKNVVFPAKTPFGDLEITINLSKPEKDPKAIAAARNQPQDGYPLCQLCMQNEGYLGRLGYPARSNHRIIRLTLGGNTWGFQYSPYAYFNEHSIFLDQEHRPMVINRQTFTNLLEIVQQFPHYFVGSNADLPIVGGSMLSHEHYQGGRHEFPMMKAPIARTIDLGIAGVKAGIVKWPMSTIRLTSQDLVALTDAAVKIHETWKNYSDESVDVRAYTDGTRHHTTTPIARKVGDDYVLDIVLRDNQTSAEFPDGIFHPHQDVQHIKKENIGLIEVMGRAILPARLKTELAEVGKYLLDQPNQMVAMHQAWADQLKATNTITADNVTTVIDTAVGNVFARVLADAGVFKWDDAGEAAFDRFVAAMHD
- a CDS encoding helix-turn-helix domain-containing protein, producing MKTTATILKEIRQHYQISQAKLAKLLNTSVRTVQHWEQADYQPSGTAVRLIQILATDDAVYTALTNLEEENTIMYLEHDDQKFTIMGVQFRNQEEYRATMNAIISNMYEGFEPTKEDVQDARRFYDEGPISAQEMLARIRTSTNRKAE
- a CDS encoding LacI family DNA-binding transcriptional regulator; translation: MTMAVTLKDIAQRADVSLATVSRVLNYDKTLSVSEQTRKRVFTIAGELRYSKRKRQHIKALMRKNIAVIQWYSKIQEHDDLYYLAIRKGIEHQAQVCGFTTTSIFQNNLDQVGDDIDAIVAVGKFSPVQVQQLSRLSSQLVFVDDDHFAQGFSSVVTDFTFATNRVVDYFWRRGIRDIGMIYGKEWSTDQQVEIPNQRQQSFEQALQRHHAYHAEYVLAGDYTSQSGYLMMKRAIEMLGDRLPHAFFIANDPMAAGALKALQQADIAVPQRVKLFSFNNTTLAEYVYPEISSVNVETELMGKTAIDLLVSRFQDDRQAAQRIELGTTLVERESTK